The DNA segment CAGGCAACTCGCGCCACTTTCCACTTGGAAGCGTGAAGCCGGAGTACCTACATTCACGGCGTGCAAACCATCAGCTATCCCGCCGCGATACTTGGCGCTTACGCGCTCGGTTCGATTCCCACCGGTTATCTGGTGGCCCGGGCGAAGGGAGTTGATATCCGGAGCGTCGGGAGCGGAAACATCGGCGCGACGAACGTGTTCCGCATCCTTGGCAAACCGGCGGGGATTTTCGTCCTGGTGTTCGATGGATTGAAGGGTTTCGCGGCTTGCGCGTGGTTCTCCGATTGGATCATCAAATTCTTTTCAGTCTCGACGACCGATGAAGTGTATTTGCGCCTGGTCGCGGGGCTGGCCGTGGTGTTGGGCCACAACTACACCTGCTGGCTCAGGTTCAAAGGCGGCAAAGGCATAGCGACTTCCGCGGGCGTCCTGGCGGGGATCGTGCCGTGGGCGCTGCTGATCATTCTGAGTCTGTGGATTGTTCTGTTCGCGCTGACGCGCTACGTTTCGGTTGGCTCGCTCGCCGCGTCGTTCACCCTGCCATTTGCAACCTGGTTTACGACGAAGGACTGGAAGCTGACAATTGTCACCGGCGCAATGGGCGCGCTGGCCATTTACAAGCACAAAACCAACATCCGACGCCTGCTGGACGGAACCGAGAACCGCATCGGTCCAGGAAAGAAGGGATCATGAGAGTCACGGTCTTGGGCGCCGGCGCCTGGGGAACGGCGCTGGCAAAACTACTGCACGAAGCCAGACACAACGTGGTGTTGTGGGGACACAATCCGCTACACGTCGAACAGATTCGTCGCGCAGGCCGCAATGAACCCTACCTGCCGGGCGTCGAGTTGCCCCGCGACTGGCGGCTCGAAACGGACCTGGTGAGCGCCGTCCAGAACAGCGAATGCGTCGTCGTGGCCGTGCCTTCGGAGGCGTTCCGCGAGGTGACGCGCTGTCTCACCGATTATGACGGCATCGCAGTCAGCGTGACCAAAGGCATCGAGCACGGCAGCGGGATGACGATGTGCGGCATTCTTCACGAAAACGCCCCCCGGGCGCGGGTCGCCGCACTGTCCGGCCCGACGCTTGCCCTCGAAGTTGCGCGGGGCGTGCCGACCGCAATCGTCGCCGCAAGCGCGGACATTCAAACCGCCCCGAAGGTCCAGGAGTTGTTCCATCGCCCGGCGTTCCGCGTTTATACGAGCACAGACCTCCTGGGCGTCGAGTTGGGCGGGGCGTTGAAAAACGTCATCGCCATCGCTGCCGGTGTTTCGGACGGTCTGGGTTTCGGTGACAATTCCAAAGCCGCGTTGATTACGCGAGCCATCGTCGAGATACGCCGGCTGGGTGTCGTGTGCGGCGCGCAGGCGGAAACCTTTGCGGGTCTGAGCGGACTGGGGGATTTGACGGTGACTTGTTTTTCAAGGCTCAGCCGGAATCGTGGCTTCGGCGAGCGGCTCGGTCGCGGCGACCGGGTCGCCGATATCCTGTCATCGACGGTCAGTGTTGCTGAAGGCTATCCGACCGCGCAATCAGCCTGGCAGCTGGCGCACAAGCGGAGCGTCACCACTCCGATCATTGATGAGGTTTACGCGATGCTTTATGAAGGCAAGAATGTCGCGCGGGCCTTGCGGGATCTGACCGGCCGCGAATCGAAAGCGGAAGATTGACCCGATGCCGCGCCGCCAAGGCTCCCGCTACAGCGCCTCTTTGATGCACCTCGCCAGGTCCGTGTAGGACTCGACGGCTTTGAACTGCGGGAATTCCCTTTTCACGTTGTCCGGGGCGCGGAACAGCAAACCGGTGTTCGCTTCCTTCAACATTGCTGTATCATTGTACGAGTCGCCGGCGGCAATGACGTTGTAGTTCAAACCGCGCAGGGCGGCGACTGCCCTCCTTTTTTGGTCTGCGATCCGCAACCGGTAATTGACGATGCGGTCGTTGACGACTTCGAGCTTGTGGCACAACAGCGCCGGCCATTCGAGCTGCCGCAACAAGGGGCGCGCGAATTCCTCGAACGTGTCCGAGAGAATGATGACCTGCAGCGAGGCGCGCAATTCCCGAAGAAAATCGAGTGCGCCATCAAGAGGGCGCAACGAGCCGATGACTGCCTGAATATCGGAGAGTTTGAGCCCGCGCTGATCGAGGATATTGAGCCGCCATTTCATCAACTTGTCGTAGTCCGGCTCGTCACGCGTGGTGCGGCGGAGTTCGGGGACGCCG comes from the Candidatus Angelobacter sp. genome and includes:
- the plsY gene encoding glycerol-3-phosphate 1-O-acyltransferase PlsY; its protein translation is MQTISYPAAILGAYALGSIPTGYLVARAKGVDIRSVGSGNIGATNVFRILGKPAGIFVLVFDGLKGFAACAWFSDWIIKFFSVSTTDEVYLRLVAGLAVVLGHNYTCWLRFKGGKGIATSAGVLAGIVPWALLIILSLWIVLFALTRYVSVGSLAASFTLPFATWFTTKDWKLTIVTGAMGALAIYKHKTNIRRLLDGTENRIGPGKKGS
- a CDS encoding NAD(P)H-dependent glycerol-3-phosphate dehydrogenase; protein product: MRVTVLGAGAWGTALAKLLHEARHNVVLWGHNPLHVEQIRRAGRNEPYLPGVELPRDWRLETDLVSAVQNSECVVVAVPSEAFREVTRCLTDYDGIAVSVTKGIEHGSGMTMCGILHENAPRARVAALSGPTLALEVARGVPTAIVAASADIQTAPKVQELFHRPAFRVYTSTDLLGVELGGALKNVIAIAAGVSDGLGFGDNSKAALITRAIVEIRRLGVVCGAQAETFAGLSGLGDLTVTCFSRLSRNRGFGERLGRGDRVADILSSTVSVAEGYPTAQSAWQLAHKRSVTTPIIDEVYAMLYEGKNVARALRDLTGRESKAED
- the thrH gene encoding bifunctional phosphoserine phosphatase/homoserine phosphotransferase ThrH, whose amino-acid sequence is MEQSIVTLDMEGVLTPEIWIAVAEKTGVPELRRTTRDEPDYDKLMKWRLNILDQRGLKLSDIQAVIGSLRPLDGALDFLRELRASLQVIILSDTFEEFARPLLRQLEWPALLCHKLEVVNDRIVNYRLRIADQKRRAVAALRGLNYNVIAAGDSYNDTAMLKEANTGLLFRAPDNVKREFPQFKAVESYTDLARCIKEAL